In Saccopteryx leptura isolate mSacLep1 chromosome 12, mSacLep1_pri_phased_curated, whole genome shotgun sequence, a genomic segment contains:
- the PRR15 gene encoding proline-rich protein 15 produces MADSGPGSSGPWWKSLTNSRKKSKEATVGGQPPAQPAPGEPAPPAPPSPDWTSSSRENQHPNLLVSAGEPHKSDKVYAEKLGNSRRNLKISRSGRFKEKRKVRATLLPEGVRCPEEAGFPGDPHEDK; encoded by the coding sequence ATGGCCGACAGCGGTCCGGGCAGCTCCGGGCCCTGGTGGAAATCGCTAacgaacagcaggaagaaaagcaAGGAGGCCACGGTGGGGGGGCAGCCGCCTGCCCAGCCTGCCCCCGGGGAGCCCGCGCCACCCGCGCCGCCCAGCCCGGACTGGACTAGCAGCTCCCGGGAGAACCAGCACCCCAATCTCCTCGTGAGCGCGGGAGAGCCCCACAAGTCAGACAAAGTGTACGCGGAGAAACTGGGCAACAGCCGCCGCAATTTGAAGATTTCGCGCTCCGGGCGTtttaaggagaaaaggaaagttcGCGCCACTCTGCTCCCCGAGGGAGTCAGGTGTCCGGAGGAGGCGGGCTTCCCTGGGGACCCTCACGAAGACAAGTAG